One region of Jonesiaceae bacterium BS-20 genomic DNA includes:
- a CDS encoding TraM recognition domain-containing protein, translating into MSNKSVTDSWDASTILMVVALSVGLGIAACLTLGLHLWAALNGQVIESWNPITLTVEIVSGQLTVPREAWFFVAGVVAFLGVVAFLVAALVGRSRRARKRGDKASGLTGLSQDISGLSSASAKAKAARLGVVDTFGFPIARTVKGLIYLTSSVEDVTINISGPRTGKTTSWVVPRIIAAVGAVVATSNKRDIVDATRYVREETTKERVWVFDPQAIVGEPQTWFWNPLTYVSDSISALSLANIFIDATKDPNAKSDAFWSDAARDHVAGLLLAAARGNYPLTKLHTWLTDVNDSEPVVLLKNHGDVLMAQTVQGNLELVQETRDGIMKNATQMMSFLLNERAITWATPKIGLEEFKPADFVASKQTLYCMSQEGRGSAAPIVTALTVAVTEAAVEYAKHQKGGRLASPMLVALDEAANVCRWRELPDMYSHFGSRGITVDTVLQSWSQGVSVWGEAGMKKLFSAANIKVYGGGVSEREFLSTLSDLIGDHYIDGVQVSTSNQGRSVSTSKNSTQRRIATVADLGALPSGRMWVFGSGATPVLCEALPWYTGIFKSQVETSIKKSEGVVA; encoded by the coding sequence GTGAGTAATAAATCCGTAACAGACTCCTGGGACGCCTCCACCATATTGATGGTGGTGGCACTGAGCGTAGGCCTTGGTATCGCAGCGTGCCTGACCCTTGGCTTACACCTGTGGGCCGCGTTGAACGGGCAGGTCATCGAGTCGTGGAATCCCATCACCTTGACCGTAGAGATTGTCTCTGGACAACTCACGGTGCCGCGTGAGGCCTGGTTCTTCGTTGCCGGTGTGGTGGCCTTTCTAGGTGTTGTTGCATTCCTAGTGGCAGCGTTGGTGGGCCGTAGTCGCCGCGCACGTAAGCGCGGGGATAAAGCATCTGGTTTGACGGGTCTTTCCCAAGATATTTCTGGGCTTTCTAGTGCGTCGGCTAAAGCGAAAGCTGCACGCCTTGGCGTTGTGGATACGTTTGGGTTTCCTATTGCTCGCACCGTTAAAGGGCTGATCTATCTGACGTCTTCGGTTGAGGATGTGACGATCAATATTTCCGGGCCGCGTACCGGCAAAACCACCTCGTGGGTAGTCCCGCGGATCATCGCAGCAGTCGGCGCAGTTGTAGCCACCTCAAATAAACGAGACATTGTTGACGCCACCAGGTACGTGCGCGAGGAAACCACCAAAGAGCGTGTGTGGGTCTTTGACCCTCAAGCCATTGTTGGGGAGCCTCAGACGTGGTTCTGGAACCCGTTGACCTACGTCAGTGATTCGATTTCAGCGTTGTCGTTGGCGAATATTTTCATTGACGCCACCAAAGACCCAAACGCTAAGTCGGATGCGTTTTGGTCTGACGCGGCTCGTGACCATGTGGCGGGTTTGTTGCTTGCGGCTGCGCGCGGTAACTATCCGCTGACGAAACTGCACACCTGGTTAACGGATGTAAATGACAGTGAACCGGTGGTGTTGCTCAAGAATCATGGTGACGTGTTGATGGCCCAAACGGTTCAGGGCAACCTCGAATTGGTCCAGGAGACTAGGGACGGCATCATGAAGAACGCCACCCAGATGATGAGCTTCCTCCTGAACGAACGCGCGATTACCTGGGCAACACCAAAGATCGGTTTAGAAGAGTTCAAACCGGCTGATTTCGTGGCATCCAAGCAAACGTTGTATTGCATGAGCCAGGAAGGTCGCGGGTCCGCAGCCCCTATTGTTACAGCGCTAACGGTGGCGGTGACTGAGGCGGCAGTGGAGTATGCGAAACACCAAAAGGGTGGCCGGCTAGCGTCCCCAATGCTAGTGGCCCTCGATGAAGCCGCAAACGTGTGCCGGTGGCGCGAGCTGCCGGACATGTATTCCCACTTTGGCTCACGCGGGATCACGGTAGATACGGTCTTACAGTCTTGGTCCCAGGGCGTCTCGGTGTGGGGTGAGGCTGGAATGAAGAAGTTGTTCTCAGCTGCGAACATCAAGGTCTATGGCGGCGGAGTTTCGGAGAGAGAATTTTTGTCTACGTTGTCGGATCTCATTGGGGATCACTACATCGATGGTGTTCAAGTCTCTACTTCAAACCAGGGGCGGTCGGTTTCCACGTCGAAGAATTCGACACAGCGCCGTATCGCAACCGTGGCGGATCTTGGTGCGTTACCTAGTGGGCGCATGTGGGTGTTTGGGTCTGGGGCAACGCCGGTGTTGTGTGAGGCCCTGCCTTGGTATACCGGCATATTCAAGTCTCAAGTTGAGACATCAATTAAGAAGAGTGAAGGAGTAGTGGCATGA
- a CDS encoding ATP/GTP-binding protein, with protein MATLMPKINTWRGTSRQVCGLFPFAAGANAPLVGVPLGKSLDGIGAVCADPISWFERGLISAPSMFVLGLPGLGKSSLVRHMMMGWAGFGVHSMVLGDIKPDYVDLIEALGGQVIGIGHGRGQINPLDAGNARELAHLLPAKERDALLADAHARTLTMVSSLVNIIRGSAPSDREVTILDKALRVLEAMTTATFQPVLADLLQVIQEAPEEVRLAALDRGSMDRYREVTEDLEASLTALLSGRFGEIFAGKTTVSMKLDRSVVFDVSALLNAEESLQAAVLLACWSYGFASVEVSQALADAGVGPRRKYAIIMDELWRILRSGSGMVDNVDALTRLNRQIGVGQVMITHTMSDLDALASEADRMKARGFVERSKMLICGGLPLREMAKVTEVVAMSEKEQMLLSSWQDPAVHDPVSGAFTAPPGRGKFLLKVGNRPGISFQVQLTPRELSLNDTNKRWDT; from the coding sequence ATGGCAACCCTGATGCCCAAAATCAACACGTGGCGCGGTACCTCACGCCAAGTATGTGGGCTATTCCCATTTGCGGCTGGCGCGAACGCACCACTGGTAGGTGTGCCCCTTGGGAAGTCTCTCGACGGAATTGGGGCCGTGTGCGCGGACCCGATCAGTTGGTTTGAACGCGGCCTCATCTCAGCACCATCAATGTTTGTGTTGGGGCTTCCAGGACTTGGAAAGTCCTCGCTTGTGCGGCACATGATGATGGGGTGGGCCGGATTCGGCGTTCACTCCATGGTGCTAGGCGATATTAAGCCAGACTATGTAGACCTCATTGAAGCCCTTGGTGGCCAAGTGATCGGTATTGGGCACGGGCGCGGCCAAATCAACCCGCTCGATGCCGGTAACGCTCGGGAGCTAGCGCATTTACTACCTGCCAAGGAACGCGACGCGCTACTTGCGGATGCGCACGCTCGAACGTTGACGATGGTTTCTTCCTTGGTCAATATTATTCGTGGATCTGCGCCATCAGACCGCGAAGTCACGATCTTAGATAAGGCTCTGCGGGTCTTAGAGGCAATGACTACGGCCACCTTCCAACCGGTCCTAGCGGATCTCTTACAGGTCATCCAAGAGGCACCAGAGGAAGTGCGCTTGGCGGCATTGGACCGGGGCAGTATGGACCGGTATCGGGAAGTGACCGAGGATCTGGAAGCTTCGCTCACTGCCTTGTTATCGGGGAGATTTGGCGAGATTTTCGCTGGCAAAACCACGGTCTCGATGAAACTCGACCGATCAGTTGTTTTTGACGTATCTGCACTATTGAATGCTGAGGAATCATTGCAGGCAGCGGTGCTGCTGGCGTGCTGGTCGTATGGGTTTGCCTCGGTTGAGGTTTCCCAGGCCTTAGCAGATGCAGGCGTGGGGCCGCGTCGTAAGTACGCGATCATCATGGATGAGTTGTGGCGTATTTTGCGTTCTGGGTCGGGCATGGTCGATAACGTGGATGCCTTGACGCGGTTGAACCGGCAGATAGGTGTTGGCCAGGTCATGATTACCCACACCATGAGTGACCTTGACGCACTTGCCAGCGAAGCAGACCGTATGAAAGCCCGGGGGTTTGTTGAACGGTCCAAGATGCTGATCTGCGGCGGACTACCACTACGCGAGATGGCCAAAGTAACTGAGGTAGTGGCCATGAGTGAAAAAGAACAAATGCTCTTGTCTTCTTGGCAAGACCCGGCTGTGCATGACCCTGTTTCAGGAGCGTTTACGGCTCCGCCTGGGCGGGGCAAGTTCCTGCTCAAAGTTGGTAACCGGCCTGGGATTAGTTTCCAAGTGCAGCTGACACCGCGTGAGTTGTCGCTCAATGACACGAATAAGAGGTGGGACACGTGA